A genomic region of Chaetodon auriga isolate fChaAug3 chromosome 11, fChaAug3.hap1, whole genome shotgun sequence contains the following coding sequences:
- the fbln7 gene encoding fibulin-7, producing MALTFQRRCLLLLCLTAVHSGHAAVQTCMDKHQVVGVLRQMEKFLKGQEMRFTEGLRIMKSKLATLQNSVSKLPQADQSAAPTTCPSLEAPAHGTKFGSKYFAGHEVHFTCSQGYHLVGSATRVCRDNGTWTGVSALCKDISECASNPCQNGGTCVEGVNQYKCTCPQNWSGSHCQHQTQTAPPEWSVMNDPAFSRRPRCAQVNRAQHCSCDAGFHMSGTSDNSICQDVNECEVYRLDQGGKLCVHECVNIPGSYHCSCPKGYKLLPDGRSCEDVDECLSQQHNCSRGTTCINTGGGFQCVNPECPRSHGNISYVKTSPFQCERNPCPMDSRSCHLAPKTVSFHYLSLPSNPQTPATLFRMATAAAPGRTGPDSLRFGIVGGNSRGIFVMQRSDRQTGELILVQQLRGPQEISVDVDMSEYSDRTFQAKHVARVHVLVSPYNF from the exons ATGGCTCTGACTTTCCAACGCAGGTGTTTGCTCTTGCTCTGTTTGACAGCCGTCCACAGTGGTCATGCTGCAGTTCAG ACGTGCATGGATAAGCACCAGGTGGTTGGGGTCCTTCGTCAAATGGAGAAGTTTCTGAAAGGCCAGGAGATGCGGTTTACAGAGGGCCTCAGGATCATGAAGTCAAAGCTGGCAACGCTTCAGAACTCCGTCTCCAAGCTGCCTCAAGCAGACCAGTCAGCTG CTCCCACCACCTGCCCCTCTCTGGAAGCCCCCGCTCATGGAACCAAGTTTGGCTCAAAGTACTTTGCTGGACATGAGGTCCATTTCACTTGTTCCCAGGGTTACCATCTCGTTGGTTCTGCCACACGTGTCTGCCGGGACAATGGCACCTGGACCGGCGTCAGTGCCCTCTGTAAAG ATATAAGTGAGTGTGCAAGTAATCCCTGCCAGAATGGAGGCACCTGTGTGGAAGGTGTTAACCAGTACAAATGCACCTGCCCCCAGAACTGGAGTGGCTCTCACTGCCAGCACCAAACCCAGACAG CGCCACCTGAGTGGAGTGTTATGAATGATCCAGCGTTCAGCCGGAGACCTCGCTGTGCCCAAGTGAACCGAGCCCAGCACTGCAGCTGCGATGCGGGCTTTCACATGAGTGGCACCTCTGACAACAGCATCTGTCAGG ATGTAAATGAGTGTGAAGTGTACCGGCTGGACCAAGGAGGGAAGCTGTGCGTCCATGAGTGTGTGAACATCCCAGGCTCGTACCACTGCTCTTGCCCCAAAGGCTACAAGTTGCTCCCAGACGGGCGGAGCTGTGAGG ATGTGGACGAGTGTTTAAGCCAGCAGCACAACTGTAGCCGCGGGACAACTTGTATCAACACAGGGGGAGGCTTTCAGTGTGTCAACCCGGAGTGCCCCCGTTCTCATGGCAACATCAGCTATGTCAAGACATCTCCCTT TCAGTGTGAGAGAAACCCCTGCCCCATGGACAGCCGCTCCTGCCACCTGGCTCCTAAGACTGTGTCCTTCCACTACCTGTCTCTGCCGTCCAACCCGCAGACGCCTGCCACGCTGTTCCGCATGGCGACCGCCGCCGCCCCAGGGCGCACCGGGCCGGACAGCCTGCGCTTTGGCATTGTGGGCGGAAACTCCCGAGGCATCTTCGTCATGCAGCGCTCAGACAGGCAGACCGGTGAGCTGATACTGGTCCAGCAGCTGCGTGGACCGCAGGAGATCAGCGTTGATGTGGACATGTCTGAGTACAGTGACCGCACCTTTCAGGCCAAGCACGTGGCCAGGGTCCACGTTCTGGTTTCACCTTACAACTTCTGA
- the tmem87b gene encoding transmembrane protein 87B isoform X4, producing MNMATANRMETWSCPTRGIFYPWAVLFVILLSTINVVVAAPETGLWKITVVNTSRPLLLRKSMYKDTDIELKVVSFGCPEKVAFTIHWFLKYYPCHNEFNNIEEMYERTPLSRGESLDPNPLGQGEYIEHQHGPLTCDNGKRSFPMLKKAKADPRPVSPPVKGVVMDEKEIRWLTEEYDDSSSSSVKNGSLSIKDNVIATTWKDGPYLLVVKFVTSQQDVSWNLTVHVVMKGSHGYISITEWPLMIFYMVMCIVYILYALLWFIWASCYWKDLLRIQFWIAGVIFLGMVEKAVFCAEYENTNAVGSASPGLLIFAELVSALKRTLARLLVIIVSLGYGIVKPRLGTVMHRVVGLGILYFAFASIEGVLRITGAKDSDLALLASIPLALLDSSLCWWIFVSLAQTIKTLKLRRNPVKLSLYRHFTNTLIFAVVASIIFIGWTAKKFRLADCQSDWIELWVEDAFWRFLFSVVLLVIMFLWRPSANNQRYAFTPLIDDSDDEEIEEFIASPNIADGIKLRASKSEANGTVKPAETNPDEDLKWVEDNIPSSLTDVALPVLLDSDEEIMTTRYEMSKLE from the exons ACATCAAGACCACTGCTGTTAAGGAAATCCATGTATAAAGACACTGACATTGAATTGAAAG TTGTGTCTTTTGGCTGTCCTGAGAAGGTGGCCTTCACTATTCACTGGTTTTTAAAATACTATCCGTGTCACAATGAATTCAACAATATTGAA GAAATGTATGAGAGAACACCTCTGAGTCGTGGGGAGAGCCTGGATCCAAATCCCCTCGGACAAGGAGAGTACATCGAACACCAACACGGTCCATTAACATGTGACAATGGAAAGCGCTCCTTTCCAATGCTCAAA AAAGCCAAGGCAGACCCACGTCCGGTCAGTCCACCTGTCAAGGGTGTCGTTATg GATGAAAAGGAGATCAGATGGCTCACTGAGGAGTatgatgacagcagcagcagcagcgtgaagAACGGCAGTTTAAGTATCAAAGACAACGTCATCGCCACCACGTGGAAGGATGGGCCGTACCTGCTGGTTGTTAAGTTTGTGACCAGTCAACAGGATGTCAGCTGGAATTTAACAG ttcATGTTGTGATGAAGGGCAGCCATGGCTACATTTCTATCACAGAATGGCCTCTCATGATT TTCTACATGGTGATGTGCATAGTGTACATCCTGTACGCCCTGCTGTGGTTCATCTGGGCATCGTGCTACTGGAAGGATCTGCTGAGGATCCAGTTCTGGATAGCAGGCGTCATATTCTTGGGGATGGTGGagaaggctgttttctgtgCGGAATATGAAAACACCAATGCTGTCGGCTCTGCTT CTCCAGGTCTGTTGATCTTTGCCGAGCTGGTCTCTGCCCTCAAGAGGACTTTGGCTCGATTGCTCGTCATCATCGTCAGCCTCGGCTATGGCATTGTAAA GCCTCGACTGGGGACAGTAATGCACAGAGTTGTGGGGCTCGGCATCCTCTACTTTGCCTTTGCTAGCATTGAAGGTGTTCTGAGGATTACTGGG GCGAAAGACTCTGACTTGGCCCTGCTGGCCAGCATTCCCCTGGCTCTGCTTGACTCCTCTCTGTGCTGGTGG ATCTTTGTCAGCCTGGCACAAACCATCAAGACCCTGAAGCTGAGGAGGAACCCCGTCAAGTTGTCTCTCTACAGACACTTTACAAACACGTTAATATTTGCTGTCGTTG CTTCCATCATTTTCATAGGCTGGACAGCAAAGAAGTTCAGGCTAGCAGATTGCCAGTCT GACTGGATTGAGCTGTGGGTGGAAGATGCTTTCTGGAGGTTTTTGTTCTCCGTCGTCCTGCTCGTCATAATGTTTTTGTGGAGACCATCTGCAAACAACCAAAG GTATGCTTTCACGCCTCTCATTGACGACTCTGACGATGAGGAGATTGAGGAGTTCATCGCCTCTCCGAACATTG CAGATGGTATAAAGTTGAGGGCATCGAAAAGTGAGGCAAATGGCACAGTGAAGCCTGCTGAAACAAACCCA GATGAGGACTTGAAGTGGGTGGAGGATAACATTCCTAGCTCTCTCACTGATGT AGCTCTACCAGTCCTGCTGGACTCAGATGAG GAAATCATGACGACCAGATATGAGATGTCCAAGCTGGAGTGA
- the tmem87b gene encoding transmembrane protein 87B isoform X3, with protein sequence MNMATANRMETWSCPTRGIFYPWAVLFVILLSTINVVVAAPETGLWKITVVNTSRPLLLRKSMYKDTDIELKVVSFGCPEKVAFTIHWFLKYYPCHNEFNNIEEMYERTPLSRGESLDPNPLGQGEYIEHQHGPLTCDNGKRSFPMLKKAKADPRPVSPPVKGVVMDEKEIRWLTEEYDDSSSSSVKNGSLSIKDNVIATTWKDGPYLLVVKFVTSQQDVSWNLTVHVVMKGSHGYISITEWPLMIFYMVMCIVYILYALLWFIWASCYWKDLLRIQFWIAGVIFLGMVEKAVFCAEYENTNAVGSASPGLLIFAELVSALKRTLARLLVIIVSLGYGIVKPRLGTVMHRVVGLGILYFAFASIEGVLRITGAKDSDLALLASIPLALLDSSLCWWIFVSLAQTIKTLKLRRNPVKLSLYRHFTNTLIFAVVASIIFIGWTAKKFRLADCQSDWIELWVEDAFWRFLFSVVLLVIMFLWRPSANNQRYAFTPLIDDSDDEEIEEFIASPNIDGIKLRASKSEANGTVKPAETNPDEDLKWVEDNIPSSLTDVALPVLLDSDEEIMTTRYEMSKLE encoded by the exons ACATCAAGACCACTGCTGTTAAGGAAATCCATGTATAAAGACACTGACATTGAATTGAAAG TTGTGTCTTTTGGCTGTCCTGAGAAGGTGGCCTTCACTATTCACTGGTTTTTAAAATACTATCCGTGTCACAATGAATTCAACAATATTGAA GAAATGTATGAGAGAACACCTCTGAGTCGTGGGGAGAGCCTGGATCCAAATCCCCTCGGACAAGGAGAGTACATCGAACACCAACACGGTCCATTAACATGTGACAATGGAAAGCGCTCCTTTCCAATGCTCAAA AAAGCCAAGGCAGACCCACGTCCGGTCAGTCCACCTGTCAAGGGTGTCGTTATg GATGAAAAGGAGATCAGATGGCTCACTGAGGAGTatgatgacagcagcagcagcagcgtgaagAACGGCAGTTTAAGTATCAAAGACAACGTCATCGCCACCACGTGGAAGGATGGGCCGTACCTGCTGGTTGTTAAGTTTGTGACCAGTCAACAGGATGTCAGCTGGAATTTAACAG ttcATGTTGTGATGAAGGGCAGCCATGGCTACATTTCTATCACAGAATGGCCTCTCATGATT TTCTACATGGTGATGTGCATAGTGTACATCCTGTACGCCCTGCTGTGGTTCATCTGGGCATCGTGCTACTGGAAGGATCTGCTGAGGATCCAGTTCTGGATAGCAGGCGTCATATTCTTGGGGATGGTGGagaaggctgttttctgtgCGGAATATGAAAACACCAATGCTGTCGGCTCTGCTT CTCCAGGTCTGTTGATCTTTGCCGAGCTGGTCTCTGCCCTCAAGAGGACTTTGGCTCGATTGCTCGTCATCATCGTCAGCCTCGGCTATGGCATTGTAAA GCCTCGACTGGGGACAGTAATGCACAGAGTTGTGGGGCTCGGCATCCTCTACTTTGCCTTTGCTAGCATTGAAGGTGTTCTGAGGATTACTGGG GCGAAAGACTCTGACTTGGCCCTGCTGGCCAGCATTCCCCTGGCTCTGCTTGACTCCTCTCTGTGCTGGTGG ATCTTTGTCAGCCTGGCACAAACCATCAAGACCCTGAAGCTGAGGAGGAACCCCGTCAAGTTGTCTCTCTACAGACACTTTACAAACACGTTAATATTTGCTGTCGTTG CTTCCATCATTTTCATAGGCTGGACAGCAAAGAAGTTCAGGCTAGCAGATTGCCAGTCT GACTGGATTGAGCTGTGGGTGGAAGATGCTTTCTGGAGGTTTTTGTTCTCCGTCGTCCTGCTCGTCATAATGTTTTTGTGGAGACCATCTGCAAACAACCAAAG GTATGCTTTCACGCCTCTCATTGACGACTCTGACGATGAGGAGATTGAGGAGTTCATCGCCTCTCCGAACATTG ATGGTATAAAGTTGAGGGCATCGAAAAGTGAGGCAAATGGCACAGTGAAGCCTGCTGAAACAAACCCA GATGAGGACTTGAAGTGGGTGGAGGATAACATTCCTAGCTCTCTCACTGATGT AGCTCTACCAGTCCTGCTGGACTCAGATGAG GAAATCATGACGACCAGATATGAGATGTCCAAGCTGGAGTGA
- the tmem87b gene encoding transmembrane protein 87B isoform X1, with product MNMATANRMETWSCPTRGIFYPWAVLFVILLSTINVVVAAPETGLWKITVVNTSRPLLLRKSMYKDTDIELKVVSFGCPEKVAFTIHWFLKYYPCHNEFNNIEEMYERTPLSRGESLDPNPLGQGEYIEHQHGPLTCDNGKRSFPMLKKAKADPRPVSPPVKGVVMDEKEIRWLTEEYDDSSSSSVKNGSLSIKDNVIATTWKDGPYLLVVKFVTSQQDVSWNLTVHVVMKGSHGYISITEWPLMIFYMVMCIVYILYALLWFIWASCYWKDLLRIQFWIAGVIFLGMVEKAVFCAEYENTNAVGSASPGLLIFAELVSALKRTLARLLVIIVSLGYGIVKPRLGTVMHRVVGLGILYFAFASIEGVLRITGGRDNGPVLITEIVLAVCDSCAIWFIFVSLAQTIKTLKLRRNPVKLSLYRHFTNTLIFAVVASIIFIGWTAKKFRLADCQSDWIELWVEDAFWRFLFSVVLLVIMFLWRPSANNQRYAFTPLIDDSDDEEIEEFIASPNIADGIKLRASKSEANGTVKPAETNPDEDLKWVEDNIPSSLTDVALPVLLDSDEEIMTTRYEMSKLE from the exons ACATCAAGACCACTGCTGTTAAGGAAATCCATGTATAAAGACACTGACATTGAATTGAAAG TTGTGTCTTTTGGCTGTCCTGAGAAGGTGGCCTTCACTATTCACTGGTTTTTAAAATACTATCCGTGTCACAATGAATTCAACAATATTGAA GAAATGTATGAGAGAACACCTCTGAGTCGTGGGGAGAGCCTGGATCCAAATCCCCTCGGACAAGGAGAGTACATCGAACACCAACACGGTCCATTAACATGTGACAATGGAAAGCGCTCCTTTCCAATGCTCAAA AAAGCCAAGGCAGACCCACGTCCGGTCAGTCCACCTGTCAAGGGTGTCGTTATg GATGAAAAGGAGATCAGATGGCTCACTGAGGAGTatgatgacagcagcagcagcagcgtgaagAACGGCAGTTTAAGTATCAAAGACAACGTCATCGCCACCACGTGGAAGGATGGGCCGTACCTGCTGGTTGTTAAGTTTGTGACCAGTCAACAGGATGTCAGCTGGAATTTAACAG ttcATGTTGTGATGAAGGGCAGCCATGGCTACATTTCTATCACAGAATGGCCTCTCATGATT TTCTACATGGTGATGTGCATAGTGTACATCCTGTACGCCCTGCTGTGGTTCATCTGGGCATCGTGCTACTGGAAGGATCTGCTGAGGATCCAGTTCTGGATAGCAGGCGTCATATTCTTGGGGATGGTGGagaaggctgttttctgtgCGGAATATGAAAACACCAATGCTGTCGGCTCTGCTT CTCCAGGTCTGTTGATCTTTGCCGAGCTGGTCTCTGCCCTCAAGAGGACTTTGGCTCGATTGCTCGTCATCATCGTCAGCCTCGGCTATGGCATTGTAAA GCCTCGACTGGGGACAGTAATGCACAGAGTTGTGGGGCTCGGCATCCTCTACTTTGCCTTTGCTAGCATTGAAGGTGTTCTGAGGATTACTGGG GGTCGAGACAATGGCCCGGTGCTCATTACAGAGATTGTTCTGGCTGTGTGTGACTCCTGCGCCATCTGGTTC ATCTTTGTCAGCCTGGCACAAACCATCAAGACCCTGAAGCTGAGGAGGAACCCCGTCAAGTTGTCTCTCTACAGACACTTTACAAACACGTTAATATTTGCTGTCGTTG CTTCCATCATTTTCATAGGCTGGACAGCAAAGAAGTTCAGGCTAGCAGATTGCCAGTCT GACTGGATTGAGCTGTGGGTGGAAGATGCTTTCTGGAGGTTTTTGTTCTCCGTCGTCCTGCTCGTCATAATGTTTTTGTGGAGACCATCTGCAAACAACCAAAG GTATGCTTTCACGCCTCTCATTGACGACTCTGACGATGAGGAGATTGAGGAGTTCATCGCCTCTCCGAACATTG CAGATGGTATAAAGTTGAGGGCATCGAAAAGTGAGGCAAATGGCACAGTGAAGCCTGCTGAAACAAACCCA GATGAGGACTTGAAGTGGGTGGAGGATAACATTCCTAGCTCTCTCACTGATGT AGCTCTACCAGTCCTGCTGGACTCAGATGAG GAAATCATGACGACCAGATATGAGATGTCCAAGCTGGAGTGA
- the tmem87b gene encoding transmembrane protein 87B isoform X2, whose protein sequence is MNMATANRMETWSCPTRGIFYPWAVLFVILLSTINVVVAAPETGLWKITVVNTSRPLLLRKSMYKDTDIELKVVSFGCPEKVAFTIHWFLKYYPCHNEFNNIEEMYERTPLSRGESLDPNPLGQGEYIEHQHGPLTCDNGKRSFPMLKKAKADPRPVSPPVKGVVMDEKEIRWLTEEYDDSSSSSVKNGSLSIKDNVIATTWKDGPYLLVVKFVTSQQDVSWNLTVHVVMKGSHGYISITEWPLMIFYMVMCIVYILYALLWFIWASCYWKDLLRIQFWIAGVIFLGMVEKAVFCAEYENTNAVGSASPGLLIFAELVSALKRTLARLLVIIVSLGYGIVKPRLGTVMHRVVGLGILYFAFASIEGVLRITGGRDNGPVLITEIVLAVCDSCAIWFISFHLAQTIKTLKLRRNPVKLSLYRHFTNTLIFAVVASIIFIGWTAKKFRLADCQSDWIELWVEDAFWRFLFSVVLLVIMFLWRPSANNQRYAFTPLIDDSDDEEIEEFIASPNIADGIKLRASKSEANGTVKPAETNPDEDLKWVEDNIPSSLTDVALPVLLDSDEEIMTTRYEMSKLE, encoded by the exons ACATCAAGACCACTGCTGTTAAGGAAATCCATGTATAAAGACACTGACATTGAATTGAAAG TTGTGTCTTTTGGCTGTCCTGAGAAGGTGGCCTTCACTATTCACTGGTTTTTAAAATACTATCCGTGTCACAATGAATTCAACAATATTGAA GAAATGTATGAGAGAACACCTCTGAGTCGTGGGGAGAGCCTGGATCCAAATCCCCTCGGACAAGGAGAGTACATCGAACACCAACACGGTCCATTAACATGTGACAATGGAAAGCGCTCCTTTCCAATGCTCAAA AAAGCCAAGGCAGACCCACGTCCGGTCAGTCCACCTGTCAAGGGTGTCGTTATg GATGAAAAGGAGATCAGATGGCTCACTGAGGAGTatgatgacagcagcagcagcagcgtgaagAACGGCAGTTTAAGTATCAAAGACAACGTCATCGCCACCACGTGGAAGGATGGGCCGTACCTGCTGGTTGTTAAGTTTGTGACCAGTCAACAGGATGTCAGCTGGAATTTAACAG ttcATGTTGTGATGAAGGGCAGCCATGGCTACATTTCTATCACAGAATGGCCTCTCATGATT TTCTACATGGTGATGTGCATAGTGTACATCCTGTACGCCCTGCTGTGGTTCATCTGGGCATCGTGCTACTGGAAGGATCTGCTGAGGATCCAGTTCTGGATAGCAGGCGTCATATTCTTGGGGATGGTGGagaaggctgttttctgtgCGGAATATGAAAACACCAATGCTGTCGGCTCTGCTT CTCCAGGTCTGTTGATCTTTGCCGAGCTGGTCTCTGCCCTCAAGAGGACTTTGGCTCGATTGCTCGTCATCATCGTCAGCCTCGGCTATGGCATTGTAAA GCCTCGACTGGGGACAGTAATGCACAGAGTTGTGGGGCTCGGCATCCTCTACTTTGCCTTTGCTAGCATTGAAGGTGTTCTGAGGATTACTGGG GGTCGAGACAATGGCCCGGTGCTCATTACAGAGATTGTTCTGGCTGTGTGTGACTCCTGCGCCATCTGGTTCATATCCTTCCA CCTGGCACAAACCATCAAGACCCTGAAGCTGAGGAGGAACCCCGTCAAGTTGTCTCTCTACAGACACTTTACAAACACGTTAATATTTGCTGTCGTTG CTTCCATCATTTTCATAGGCTGGACAGCAAAGAAGTTCAGGCTAGCAGATTGCCAGTCT GACTGGATTGAGCTGTGGGTGGAAGATGCTTTCTGGAGGTTTTTGTTCTCCGTCGTCCTGCTCGTCATAATGTTTTTGTGGAGACCATCTGCAAACAACCAAAG GTATGCTTTCACGCCTCTCATTGACGACTCTGACGATGAGGAGATTGAGGAGTTCATCGCCTCTCCGAACATTG CAGATGGTATAAAGTTGAGGGCATCGAAAAGTGAGGCAAATGGCACAGTGAAGCCTGCTGAAACAAACCCA GATGAGGACTTGAAGTGGGTGGAGGATAACATTCCTAGCTCTCTCACTGATGT AGCTCTACCAGTCCTGCTGGACTCAGATGAG GAAATCATGACGACCAGATATGAGATGTCCAAGCTGGAGTGA